The genomic DNA CGAGCGAACGCGGCGCATATTCGATGCCGCGCGCCTGGTCGGCGAGCGCGAGGTTGCACCGCGCGAAGAAGCGCCGCGCATCGGCGTCGCCTGATAAGTGACCGCTCACGCGCAGCGCGCGGGCGCAACCGGCGGCAAGCCGCCAGAAATCGTACGGATCGGGGCCGGCGAGTTGGGCCATGCAGGTTTCGAGTTCATCGAGCGCCGCCTCGACCACCAGCGTCGCCGCTGACATCGTGCCCTCACCGGTTTGCGCGCGCAGAACCGGCAGCAACGCCTGCTCGTAGCGGGCGCGCAGATGCGCAAGCCGTTGCGCAGGCTGGGCATGCAAGGTTGCGGGCGGGACCGGCCGGCCCGCAAGCGCGATATCTTCGAAATTGACCTTGAACCCCGGCGTGTGCTGCGCAATCAGAGCCGACAGCGAACGATAGTGCGCGTAAAGCGACGGCGAACACGCGAGCTCCCGCAGATTGCGCCGGCCAAGCGCCGCCGCGAAGGCGTGCAGTGCCGAACCGAAGACTTCGCGCACCGGGTTTTCCACGGGATGGGCGCGGGCCGTATGGGCGGCGGGGTGGCCGGAAGGCGTCGAATGGTCTGCTGCGTGGCGTTGGCCTTGACCATGGTCGGCTGCGTCGAAGGCGAGCGGCGATACGAGGACCAGCGCGTCCGCGAAACGATGGGCCGCGAACCATCCCGCTTCGCGAAGCGCGTGCGCGGCATGCAGAACATGCAACGCGGCGTCGCGATGCCCATCGTGTGCGGAAATCGCTTCGGCGAGCGCGCGTTCGGCCCCGCGCACGGCGCCGCCGCGGGGATTAGGCAAGGCTTCGAGGGTACTGCCGGGAGCGGATGAAGGTGTCATGGGCACGTGTGCAGAAACGCCGACAGACCGAAACCGACGCTAGAACCGGGATGACGACTAGCCGTGGCGCGCCGGGTATGACCGGTAGCGGGTACAACCAGGCGCAACCGGGTACAACCAGGCACACCCGACAGGCCACCGCGTGCGCCCTGACATCGCGCTGCCGCTATGCCTGCATCGCGTCGACCGTCACATGCGCGCACGGCGCGCGGTTCCATTGAGGCACGCCACGCATCCCCATACGCCCGCCACAATGCGCAAATATCGAGCATCCATTAAGGCGCCGAGCGTGGAAAAATAGGGGAACCGGCGCGAAATCAGGTCGTGAAAAAGCGTAAAGACCAACGCGAAAACAAGCCCCGGCATCAGGCGCAAAGGCGCGCAAAAAGCGCAAAGCCGGTCGCAGAACCGACCGGCGGTCCGGTCAGATCTGGACCATTTCGAAGTCTTCCTTGCGCGCCCCGCACTCGGGGCAGGTCCAGTTGATCGGCACATCCTCCCAGCGCGTACCCGGCGCGATACCTTCGTCCGGCAAGCCGGCTTCTTCCTCGTAGATCCAGCCGCAGATCAGGCACATCCAGCTTCTATATTCCATTCTTTTGCGCGTCGAAAAGTCCGTTAAAACGGGAGCCATGATGGTACCGTGTTGCCGCCCCCATGCCTAGCAGAAGGAACCAACGATCCTGCGCTGCAGCAAACCTGTCATACGGCGTACCGAGGTGCCCCCGTGTGAAAAACCGCCTCGCCGCAGGAGAAAGCCGCATAATTGAGCCGGCCCGCGCATTTGCGTCCTCATCTGCGTCCCCGTTGCCCCACTTATCCGCATCACTTATTTCGCGCCACTTTTCATGCCCAGCGACACCCCTCCGATCGTTCTGACCTTCGGCCTTTCCGACCCCACCGGCGCCTCCGGGCTGCAAGCGGACCTGATGACGCTCGCCAGCATGGGCTGCCACGGCGTCACGGTCCTCACCGGTTATACCGTGCGCGACTCGGCGAGTTGCGACGAAGTGACCGCGCTGGACCCGGAGACCGTCGCAACACAGGCGCGCATGCTGCTCGAAGACATGCCGATCGCCGCCTTCAAGGTCGGCGCGGCCACCCGCGCCGAAGTGGTGAGCGCAATTGCCGAAGTGGTCGCCGACTATGACGACGTCCCGCTGATTCTCGCGCCCGATTTCACGCTCGATGACGAACATGTGCTCGCCGCCGACGAATTGCGCGAAGCGATAGCCGATCTGCTCGCACCGCAAACCACGCTGCTCGTCGCCGACCACGCGGCACTGCTCGCACTCGCGCAGCCGGACGGCGACGCGGAGGCGCCGACGCTCGACGCAGCCGTCTCGCATCTGCTGTCACAAGGTTGTGAATACATTCTGTCGATGGAGACGGGCACGCACCGGCTCGTCAATACGCTTTACTGCGAGGAAGGCCAGTTGCGGCAGGACTTGTGGGATCGCGGTGCTCAACGCGTGACCGGTATCACCGATACGCTCGGCGCGGCGATCGCGGCATTGCTGGCGAATGGCCAGGAACCGGCGGAAGCGGTGCGCGAGGCGCAGGAGTATATGTTCCAGGCGATGCTGAACGCGTTTCGGCCCGGGATGGGCGCGTACTTGCCCGACCGGTTTTTCTGGGCAAGGGAAACCGACGAAGATGCGCCCACTGCGAGCGGGAAGAGCGACGCGCCGGGAGAGGCGCGGCATTGATTGGACATAGGCCGCACGTTTTTGACGCGGCCTGTCCGAGTCCGAATTGTCGGTTAGCAGTCAACGCGCGATCCGCACACGCATAAAAAAACCCGCACCGTGATTGCTCAACTTCCCGGGGTCAGTTCAAACGCTGCGGGTTTTCTTTTTGAGCGGGAACGCGCCTCTCAACGCGCCCCGAACATGTGCTTCGACTTGACGTCGAATTACATGTCCATGCCCATGCCGCCCATGCCGCCGGGCATACCGCCAGGCATCGGAGCGTCTTCCTTCGGCAGTTCGCACACGGCTGCGTCCGTGGTCAACAGCAGGCCAGCGACCGAAGCTGCGTTTTGCAGCGCCGTGCGCGTCACCTTCGTCGGGTCCACCACGCCGGCTTCGACCATGTCGACATACTCGCCGGTCGCTGCGTTGTAGCCGTAGTTGCCCTTGCCGCCGGCAACCGCTGCCACCACGACGCTCGCTTCTTCGCCGCCGTTCGTGACGATCTGGCGCAGCGGCTCTTCCATCGCGCGCAGCACGATCTTGATACCTGCGTCCTGATCGGCGTTGTCGCCCTTCACGCCCGAGATAGCCGCGCGAGCGCGGATCAGCGCAACGCCGCCGCCGGCCACGATGCCTTCTTCAACGGCTGCGCGCGTAGCGTGCAGTGCGTCTTCGACACGTGCCTTCTTTTCCTTCATTTCGACTTCGGTCGCAGCGCCAACCTTGATCACTGCCACGCCGCCGGCCAGCTTGGCCACGCGCTCCTGCAGCTTTTCACGATCGTAGTCCGACGTCGCTTCTTCGATCTGTGCGCGCACTTGCTTCACGCGCCCTTCGATGCTGCCAGCTTCGCCAGCGCCGTCGATGATCGTCGTGTTTTCCTTGCCCACTTCGATGCGCTTCGCCTGGCCCAGTTCGGCCAGCGTAGCCTTCTCGAGCGACAGACCCGTTTCTTCAGCGATGACCTGGCCACCGGTCAGGATCGCGATGTCTTCGAGCATTGCCTTGCGACGGTCGCCGAAGCCCGGCGCCTTGACGGCAACGGTCTTCAGAATGCCGCGGATGTTGTTGACGACGAGCGTAGCGAGCGCTTCGCCTTCGACATCTTCAGCGATGATCAGCAGCGGGCGGCCAGCCTTTGCGACTTGCTCGAGTACCGGCAGCAGATCGCGGATGTTCGAGACTTTCTTGTCGTGCAGCAGAACGAACGGGTTGTCCAGAACGGCGACTTGCTTGTCCGGGTTGTTGATGAAGTACGGCGACAGGTAGCCGCGGTCGAACTGCATACCTTCGACGACGTCGAGTTCGTCTTGCAGCGACTTGCCGTCTTCGACGGTAATCACGCCTTCCTTGCCGACCTTGTCCATTGCTTCAGCGATACGATCGCCGATCGACGAATCGCTGTTCGCCGAGATCGCGCCGACTTGCGCGATTTCCTTGTTCGTCGTGCACGGCTTGCTGATCTTGCGCAGTTCTTCGATTGCGGCCGTGACAGCTTTGTCGATACCACGCTTCAGATCCATCGGGTTCATGCCCGACGCGACGTACTTCATGCCTTCGCGAACGATCGACTGTGCGAGCACGGTAGCCGTGGTGGTACCGTCGCCGGCGTTGTCGCTGGTCTTGGA from Paraburkholderia edwinii includes the following:
- a CDS encoding rubredoxin; this encodes MEYRSWMCLICGWIYEEEAGLPDEGIAPGTRWEDVPINWTCPECGARKEDFEMVQI
- a CDS encoding hydroxymethylpyrimidine/phosphomethylpyrimidine kinase → MPSDTPPIVLTFGLSDPTGASGLQADLMTLASMGCHGVTVLTGYTVRDSASCDEVTALDPETVATQARMLLEDMPIAAFKVGAATRAEVVSAIAEVVADYDDVPLILAPDFTLDDEHVLAADELREAIADLLAPQTTLLVADHAALLALAQPDGDAEAPTLDAAVSHLLSQGCEYILSMETGTHRLVNTLYCEEGQLRQDLWDRGAQRVTGITDTLGAAIAALLANGQEPAEAVREAQEYMFQAMLNAFRPGMGAYLPDRFFWARETDEDAPTASGKSDAPGEARH
- the groL gene encoding chaperonin GroEL (60 kDa chaperone family; promotes refolding of misfolded polypeptides especially under stressful conditions; forms two stacked rings of heptamers to form a barrel-shaped 14mer; ends can be capped by GroES; misfolded proteins enter the barrel where they are refolded when GroES binds), with protein sequence MAAKDVVFGDSARSKMVEGVNILANAVKVTLGPKGRNVVLERSFGGPTVTKDGVSVAKEIELKDKLQNMGAQMVKEVASKTSDNAGDGTTTATVLAQSIVREGMKYVASGMNPMDLKRGIDKAVTAAIEELRKISKPCTTNKEIAQVGAISANSDSSIGDRIAEAMDKVGKEGVITVEDGKSLQDELDVVEGMQFDRGYLSPYFINNPDKQVAVLDNPFVLLHDKKVSNIRDLLPVLEQVAKAGRPLLIIAEDVEGEALATLVVNNIRGILKTVAVKAPGFGDRRKAMLEDIAILTGGQVIAEETGLSLEKATLAELGQAKRIEVGKENTTIIDGAGEAGSIEGRVKQVRAQIEEATSDYDREKLQERVAKLAGGVAVIKVGAATEVEMKEKKARVEDALHATRAAVEEGIVAGGGVALIRARAAISGVKGDNADQDAGIKIVLRAMEEPLRQIVTNGGEEASVVVAAVAGGKGNYGYNAATGEYVDMVEAGVVDPTKVTRTALQNAASVAGLLLTTDAAVCELPKEDAPMPGGMPGGMGGMGMDM